One Mycobacterium sp. SMC-4 DNA window includes the following coding sequences:
- a CDS encoding SDR family oxidoreductase, which produces MDSGVRRVVVVGAGSGIGAATARWFRERGDHVLAVDVRPCAGPAAQWLTCDLREADQITQTLAAIGDGWDVLAHVAGIPGTAEAGDVLKVNYLGARLMLEGMLPRMNRGGSLVAVASTAALGWESNLEVLSTLAAVGDAAALNHWMVGQDPATAYYLSKQAVVLYAKRLSGVAWRDYGVRVNTVSPGPTETPILGDFEQAMGKEVLDGVRATIGRHGTVDDMTPVIGFLASPEARWINGQDIQVDGGFNAALVYPMPAGAGL; this is translated from the coding sequence GTGGATTCAGGTGTGCGCCGTGTCGTCGTCGTGGGTGCGGGGTCGGGAATCGGTGCGGCGACGGCGCGCTGGTTCCGCGAGCGCGGTGACCACGTACTGGCTGTCGACGTACGTCCCTGTGCCGGTCCCGCCGCGCAATGGCTCACATGTGACCTGCGCGAGGCCGACCAGATCACGCAGACGCTGGCAGCGATCGGTGACGGCTGGGACGTCCTGGCGCATGTGGCCGGCATCCCGGGTACCGCCGAGGCCGGTGATGTGCTGAAGGTCAACTACCTCGGCGCCCGGCTGATGCTCGAGGGCATGCTGCCACGGATGAACCGGGGCGGATCGCTGGTTGCGGTCGCTTCCACGGCCGCCCTCGGCTGGGAGAGCAATCTCGAGGTGCTCTCGACGCTGGCCGCGGTTGGGGACGCCGCCGCGCTGAATCACTGGATGGTCGGGCAGGATCCGGCGACGGCCTACTACCTGTCCAAGCAGGCTGTGGTGCTCTACGCCAAACGCCTCAGCGGTGTCGCGTGGCGCGACTACGGGGTGCGGGTCAACACGGTCAGTCCCGGACCCACCGAAACACCGATCCTCGGTGACTTCGAGCAGGCCATGGGCAAGGAGGTACTCGACGGTGTGCGCGCAACGATCGGCCGCCACGGCACCGTCGACGACATGACGCCGGTGATCGGCTTCCTCGCCTCGCCGGAGGCGCGCTGGATCAACGGACAGGACATCCAGGTCGACGGTGGCTTCAACGCCGCGCTGGTTTACCCCATGCCGGCGGGTGCGGGCCTGTGA
- a CDS encoding acyl-CoA synthetase translates to MSETTQFTVPAAADAIAAAIGDREFIVQGDRRLTYAQVVARSNAVARFLHAQGLGCRTERAQLGGHEVGQDLLGIYAHNGPEYVEGMLGAWRARVAPFNVNYRYVKSELQYLLADSGATALLYHAAFAPRLAEVLPDLPQLRVLIQIADDSGNELLPGAVDYDSIISTDSPGAPPPVTPSPDDLYVLYTGGTTGMPKGVLWRQHDIFMASFGGRSLYTGELATTYDEIVARCAESPGTTLLILPPLMHGAAQWAVFTAMTTGQTVVFSAVTSHLDVDDVVATIEREKVLAVTVVGDAMARPLAEAFERTTADLSSLAVVANGGAQLTPTAKQRLIDAKDNLMVVDGVGSSETGAQMTHMSAPGAVSTGKFNAGPDTYVAAEDLSAMLEPGHDGIGWLAQRGYVPLGYKGDATKTAATFPVIDGVRYSVPGDRARHLADGSIELLGRDSVTINSGGEKIFAEEVESAVASHPAVADVVVAGRPSDRWGQEVVAVVALAEGAQASAEDLIEHAGQVIARYKLPKAVVFRSVIERSPAGKADYRWAREQAISGS, encoded by the coding sequence ATGTCTGAGACGACCCAGTTCACCGTTCCCGCCGCTGCCGATGCCATCGCAGCTGCCATCGGCGACCGCGAATTCATCGTCCAGGGGGATCGTCGACTGACGTATGCGCAGGTCGTCGCGCGGTCGAATGCGGTGGCACGGTTCCTGCACGCCCAGGGTCTGGGCTGCCGCACCGAGCGCGCACAGTTGGGTGGCCACGAGGTCGGGCAGGATCTGCTGGGCATCTACGCCCACAACGGGCCCGAGTACGTCGAGGGCATGCTGGGCGCCTGGCGGGCGAGGGTGGCCCCGTTCAATGTCAACTACCGCTACGTCAAGAGTGAGCTGCAGTACCTGTTGGCCGATTCGGGCGCCACCGCGCTGCTGTATCACGCCGCCTTCGCACCCCGGCTGGCCGAAGTCCTGCCCGACCTCCCGCAGCTACGGGTGCTGATTCAGATCGCCGACGATTCTGGCAATGAATTATTGCCGGGCGCAGTGGATTACGACTCGATCATCAGTACTGACAGCCCGGGCGCTCCCCCGCCGGTGACACCGTCGCCGGACGACCTGTACGTGCTCTACACCGGTGGCACGACCGGCATGCCCAAGGGGGTGTTGTGGCGGCAGCACGACATCTTCATGGCGTCCTTCGGCGGTCGGAGCCTCTACACCGGTGAGCTCGCGACCACCTACGACGAGATCGTGGCGCGCTGCGCAGAGTCCCCGGGGACCACGCTGCTGATCCTGCCGCCGCTGATGCACGGCGCCGCGCAGTGGGCCGTGTTCACGGCGATGACCACCGGCCAGACCGTCGTGTTCTCGGCAGTCACCTCCCACCTCGACGTCGACGATGTGGTCGCCACCATCGAGCGCGAGAAGGTCCTCGCCGTCACCGTGGTCGGCGACGCCATGGCCCGACCGCTGGCCGAGGCGTTCGAGCGCACCACCGCCGACCTGTCCTCGCTGGCCGTCGTCGCCAACGGCGGCGCACAGCTGACACCGACAGCCAAGCAGCGACTGATCGACGCCAAAGACAACCTGATGGTGGTCGACGGGGTGGGTTCCTCGGAGACCGGCGCTCAGATGACCCACATGTCTGCGCCGGGCGCCGTATCGACCGGCAAGTTCAACGCCGGACCCGACACTTACGTCGCCGCAGAGGATCTCAGTGCGATGCTGGAGCCCGGGCACGACGGCATCGGATGGCTGGCGCAGCGCGGCTATGTGCCGCTGGGCTACAAGGGCGACGCCACCAAGACGGCGGCCACCTTCCCGGTGATCGACGGTGTGCGCTACTCGGTGCCCGGCGACCGCGCCCGTCACCTCGCCGACGGGTCGATCGAACTACTCGGCCGCGACTCGGTGACCATCAACTCCGGCGGCGAGAAGATCTTCGCCGAGGAGGTGGAGTCGGCGGTGGCTTCGCATCCGGCGGTGGCTGATGTGGTGGTCGCGGGACGTCCGAGTGATCGCTGGGGCCAGGAGGTGGTGGCCGTTGTTGCGCTGGCCGAAGGCGCGCAGGCCAGCGCCGAGGACCTGATCGAGCACGCCGGTCAGGTGATCGCGCGCTACAAGCTACCCAAAGCGGTGGTCTTCCGCTCGGTGATCGAGCGCAGCCCGGCCGGCAAGGCCGACTATCGGTGGGCGCGCGAACAGGCGATCAGCGGCAGCTGA
- a CDS encoding cytochrome P450, with protein sequence MDSPVQGIAKADPIDLRDPYPMFARRRAEQGVFRGSVMDWSRTPRSMVPENLYAALSFDAVNRVLRDGKIFNSRIYDSTIGLFIGPTILAMEGKTHWAHRNLVSAAFKSRSLARWEPEYVRPVVNELIDEFIEAGEADLVRDFAIEFPTRVISLLLGLPEQDLPWFRRRAVELISYTVNYQRAFEASAALKDYFLAQIERRRSAPTEDIIGDLVSAQIDDEKLSDEAIYSFLRLLLPAGLETTYRSSGNLLYLLLTHRDQFDAVDADHGLIPAAIEEALRYETPLTTVQRFATEDTELHGVPIPAGSVIDVCIGSANRDEKRWERSEQFDIFRTRVPHISFAAGEHTCMGLHLARMETRVALESLLTRLTDIELVTDDDPHIYGQPFRSPTALPVTFGPAD encoded by the coding sequence ATGGACAGTCCGGTGCAGGGCATTGCCAAGGCTGACCCCATCGACCTGCGTGACCCCTACCCGATGTTCGCGCGCCGCCGCGCCGAGCAGGGAGTGTTTCGCGGGTCGGTCATGGACTGGTCCAGAACGCCGCGATCGATGGTGCCGGAAAACCTCTATGCCGCGCTGTCATTCGATGCCGTCAACCGTGTGTTGCGGGACGGCAAGATCTTCAACTCCAGAATCTACGACTCCACCATCGGCCTGTTCATCGGCCCGACCATCCTGGCGATGGAGGGCAAAACCCATTGGGCGCATCGCAATCTGGTCTCAGCGGCCTTCAAGTCGCGTTCTCTGGCGCGATGGGAGCCCGAGTATGTGCGGCCGGTGGTCAACGAACTCATCGACGAGTTCATCGAGGCGGGCGAAGCCGATCTGGTGCGGGATTTCGCGATCGAATTCCCCACCCGCGTCATCTCGCTACTGCTCGGACTGCCCGAGCAGGACCTGCCCTGGTTCCGCAGGCGCGCCGTCGAATTGATCAGCTACACCGTCAACTACCAGCGCGCGTTCGAAGCCTCCGCCGCGCTGAAAGACTACTTCCTGGCTCAGATCGAGCGACGTCGCAGCGCCCCGACCGAGGACATCATCGGCGACCTGGTCTCGGCGCAGATCGACGACGAAAAGCTCAGCGACGAAGCGATCTACTCCTTCCTGCGGCTCCTGCTGCCCGCCGGTTTGGAGACCACCTACCGTTCGTCGGGGAACCTGTTGTATCTGCTGCTGACCCACCGCGACCAGTTCGACGCGGTCGATGCCGACCACGGCCTGATCCCCGCCGCCATCGAAGAGGCTCTGCGCTATGAGACGCCCCTGACCACCGTGCAGCGCTTCGCCACGGAGGACACCGAGCTCCACGGGGTGCCGATACCCGCCGGATCGGTCATCGACGTGTGCATCGGCTCGGCCAACCGCGACGAGAAGCGTTGGGAGCGTTCTGAGCAGTTCGACATCTTCCGCACCCGGGTGCCGCATATCTCGTTTGCCGCAGGCGAGCACACCTGCATGGGATTACACCTGGCGCGTATGGAGACCCGAGTCGCGCTGGAGTCCCTGCTGACCCGACTGACCGACATCGAACTCGTCACCGACGATGACCCGCACATCTACGGCCAGCCGTTCCGGTCCCCCACCGCGCTGCCGGTCACGTTCGGCCCCGCTGACTAG
- a CDS encoding TIGR03619 family F420-dependent LLM class oxidoreductase, translating into MRYTLEYPSDLPTAVDDFGRPEVTIDLVTAAEAAGFDAVAVSEHPAPSVKWRAHGGHETLDPIAALSFVAAVTSQIKVMTNLFVLPYRNPYLAAKALTTVDQLSGGRLVAGLGAGYLRSEFTAVGVEFHRRAALFDEALAALWSIWVDPDAPVRGRGFSTVGPVWLQRPVQRPHPPIWIGGNGQAAQRRVVEYGTGWMPIIAPEVLAATIRTAALPDVDAFTRSVARLRERMERAGRDPHTLDVQVVCPAIDVADDDAVSRTVEMLGELADGGATWALIRADGRSPCAAREFIETFGSAVIDRDRTLAVKSPAPRARSEELS; encoded by the coding sequence ATGCGATACACGTTGGAGTATCCCAGCGACCTGCCCACCGCCGTCGATGACTTCGGACGCCCCGAGGTCACCATCGACCTGGTGACCGCGGCCGAAGCGGCCGGGTTCGACGCTGTCGCGGTGAGCGAGCATCCCGCCCCGTCGGTCAAGTGGCGCGCCCATGGCGGGCACGAAACCCTCGATCCGATCGCCGCCCTGAGCTTCGTGGCCGCGGTGACGTCGCAGATCAAGGTGATGACGAACCTGTTCGTGCTCCCCTACCGCAATCCGTACCTGGCCGCCAAGGCACTGACGACCGTCGACCAGTTGTCGGGCGGACGCCTGGTCGCCGGCCTCGGTGCCGGCTATCTACGCTCGGAATTCACCGCGGTCGGTGTCGAATTCCACCGGCGCGCAGCATTGTTCGACGAGGCGTTGGCCGCCCTGTGGAGCATCTGGGTCGACCCTGACGCCCCGGTCCGGGGCCGGGGCTTCTCCACGGTCGGACCGGTCTGGCTGCAGCGGCCCGTACAGCGCCCCCATCCGCCGATCTGGATCGGCGGCAACGGTCAGGCAGCCCAGCGCAGGGTGGTGGAGTACGGCACGGGGTGGATGCCGATCATCGCTCCCGAGGTGCTGGCGGCGACGATTCGCACCGCCGCCCTTCCCGATGTCGACGCCTTCACGCGGTCGGTCGCGCGGCTGCGCGAGCGGATGGAACGCGCCGGCCGCGATCCGCACACTCTCGACGTGCAGGTCGTCTGCCCGGCCATCGACGTCGCCGACGACGACGCGGTGTCGCGCACCGTCGAGATGCTCGGCGAACTGGCCGACGGCGGAGCGACCTGGGCGCTGATTCGCGCCGACGGCCGCTCCCCCTGCGCGGCACGCGAGTTCATCGAGACGTTCGGGTCCGCGGTGATCGACCGCGATCGGACCCTCGCCGTCAAGTCGCCGGCGCCGCGCGCCCGATCGGAGGAGTTGTCATGA
- a CDS encoding aldehyde dehydrogenase family protein — MSETVIELGRRAAQRAERRMLIGGELVVAASGAEFDNLSPATGAVLGVTAAADAIDMDRAIGAARSAFDTSDWSTNRALRRRCLAQLQAALEAEQELLREELIAETGAPVMTTHSAQLDWPLAESLRYPAQLIDSYDWERVLAGGGLFGERNIRTVVKEPVGVVAAVTPSNFPIEVILNKLGPALATGNTVVLKPDPHTPWNATRLGRLIAEHTDIPPGVVNVISTPCNAVAGLLGTDPRVDLVSFTGSTAVGKTLMRQGAETMKRMFLELGGKSAAIVLDDANPAVIVPTAIGVCVHAGQACAATSRMLVHRSLYDQAVADISDAYQHVPVGDPADPGTLVGPVISAAQKDRVLSAIDGARCAGAQITVGGGPVDGLPEYLAGGHFVAPTVVTGIDNRAAVAQQEIFGPVLVVLPFDDDDDAVRIANDSPFGLAGAVMSRSEERGMAIARRVRTGAFGVNGGMFYGADAPFGGYKSSGVGRQCGVEGFGQYLETKTIARRERRKF, encoded by the coding sequence ATGAGCGAAACCGTCATCGAGCTGGGGCGCCGCGCCGCACAGCGAGCCGAGCGCCGGATGCTCATCGGGGGCGAGCTCGTCGTCGCGGCATCAGGTGCGGAGTTCGACAACCTCAGTCCCGCAACCGGCGCGGTGCTCGGGGTGACTGCCGCCGCCGATGCCATCGACATGGACCGGGCCATCGGTGCGGCCCGGTCCGCTTTCGACACCTCGGACTGGTCCACCAATCGGGCGCTGCGGCGACGCTGCCTCGCGCAGCTGCAGGCGGCCCTGGAAGCCGAGCAGGAACTGCTGCGCGAGGAGCTGATCGCCGAGACCGGCGCGCCGGTGATGACCACGCATTCCGCGCAACTGGATTGGCCGCTGGCCGAATCCCTGCGTTATCCGGCCCAGTTGATCGACAGCTACGACTGGGAGCGCGTTCTCGCCGGTGGCGGGTTGTTCGGGGAACGCAACATCCGCACGGTCGTCAAGGAACCGGTCGGTGTGGTGGCCGCTGTGACACCCTCCAACTTCCCGATCGAGGTGATCCTCAACAAACTGGGCCCGGCGCTGGCCACCGGCAACACTGTCGTCCTCAAGCCCGATCCGCACACGCCCTGGAACGCCACTCGGCTCGGCCGACTCATCGCCGAGCACACCGACATCCCGCCCGGGGTGGTCAACGTGATCAGTACGCCGTGCAACGCGGTCGCCGGCCTGCTCGGCACCGACCCGCGGGTGGATCTGGTGTCGTTCACCGGGTCCACCGCGGTCGGCAAGACGCTGATGCGCCAGGGCGCCGAGACGATGAAGCGGATGTTCCTCGAGCTCGGCGGCAAGTCGGCGGCGATTGTGCTCGATGACGCCAACCCCGCCGTGATCGTGCCGACCGCGATCGGGGTGTGTGTGCACGCCGGGCAGGCGTGCGCGGCAACCAGCCGGATGCTGGTGCACCGATCGCTCTATGATCAGGCGGTGGCCGACATCTCCGATGCGTATCAGCATGTGCCCGTGGGTGATCCGGCCGATCCCGGGACGCTGGTGGGTCCGGTGATCAGCGCCGCGCAGAAGGACCGCGTGCTGAGCGCGATCGACGGGGCGCGGTGTGCGGGTGCCCAGATCACCGTCGGCGGCGGACCCGTCGACGGACTCCCCGAGTACCTGGCCGGCGGTCACTTCGTGGCGCCCACGGTCGTGACCGGGATCGACAACAGGGCCGCCGTCGCCCAGCAGGAGATCTTCGGCCCGGTTCTGGTGGTGCTGCCGTTCGACGACGACGACGATGCCGTGCGGATCGCCAACGACAGTCCGTTCGGTCTGGCCGGCGCGGTGATGTCGCGCTCGGAGGAACGGGGGATGGCCATTGCGCGGCGCGTGCGCACGGGGGCGTTCGGCGTCAACGGCGGCATGTTCTACGGCGCTGACGCCCCCTTCGGTGGGTACAAGAGCAGCGGCGTCGGCCGGCAGTGCGGCGTGGAGGGCTTCGGTCAGTACCTGGAGACCAAGACCATCGCCCGCCGGGAGCGCCGAAAATTCTGA
- a CDS encoding Rieske (2Fe-2S) protein: MKVPFTWKVTGWFMIGWSAEFEIGDVKALKYFGEDLTAYRDESGELHVLEAHCKHLGAHIGHGGTVVGDCVECPFHGWRWGPDGANTYIPYQPDRPNRGLRLRSYPVREQYGCIFLWYQPHGEEPRWELPDIFGKFPQFETDPNAYYRPYPEFSSRADAIPVHPQIVAENGPDSSHFRYVHGATVTPVCLHWEHVDQEWRFLTGWPDTRSQDPGRMALRIHSHFSGLGFAMSAFEGSSNHRLIFACTPVDDEVSDMFYSIWWPKEPGETSDIPPAEVRAKVEKQFLKTVWEDCDIWRYQKYVENPPLAKVDAKPYMAMRSWAQQFYEVPPTGAPSGTA; this comes from the coding sequence ATGAAAGTGCCGTTCACGTGGAAGGTCACCGGGTGGTTCATGATCGGGTGGTCGGCGGAGTTCGAGATCGGCGACGTCAAGGCGCTGAAGTACTTCGGTGAGGACCTGACGGCGTACCGGGACGAGTCCGGCGAATTGCATGTTCTCGAAGCGCACTGCAAACACCTCGGCGCCCACATCGGGCACGGCGGAACTGTGGTTGGCGACTGCGTCGAGTGCCCGTTCCACGGCTGGCGCTGGGGGCCCGACGGAGCCAACACCTATATCCCTTACCAGCCCGACCGCCCCAACCGCGGTCTTCGACTGCGGTCCTACCCGGTCCGCGAACAGTACGGCTGCATTTTCCTGTGGTACCAGCCCCACGGCGAGGAACCCCGGTGGGAGTTGCCCGACATCTTCGGAAAGTTCCCGCAGTTCGAGACGGACCCGAATGCCTACTACCGGCCCTACCCCGAATTCTCCAGCCGCGCCGACGCCATCCCGGTGCATCCGCAGATCGTCGCCGAGAACGGCCCGGACAGTTCCCACTTCCGCTACGTGCACGGCGCCACCGTGACACCGGTGTGTCTGCACTGGGAACACGTGGATCAGGAGTGGCGCTTCCTGACCGGGTGGCCCGACACACGCAGCCAGGACCCCGGCCGGATGGCACTGCGCATTCACAGCCACTTCTCCGGCCTCGGCTTCGCGATGAGCGCCTTCGAGGGCTCCTCGAACCACCGGCTGATCTTCGCGTGCACACCGGTCGACGACGAGGTGTCGGACATGTTCTATTCGATCTGGTGGCCGAAGGAGCCCGGCGAGACCTCCGACATCCCGCCGGCCGAGGTGCGCGCCAAGGTCGAGAAGCAGTTCCTCAAAACCGTGTGGGAGGACTGCGATATCTGGCGCTATCAGAAGTACGTCGAGAACCCGCCGCTTGCCAAGGTTGACGCCAAGCCCTACATGGCAATGCGCTCCTGGGCTCAACAGTTCTACGAGGTCCCGCCTACCGGAGCGCCGTCCGGCACGGCCTGA
- a CDS encoding CaiB/BaiF CoA-transferase family protein, producing MEGVRVLEVAQFTFVPAAGAILADWGADVIKVEHPVRGDTQRGFINMGGFQLDPDRHPLIEHPNRGKRSVGIDVSLPEGQEVLYELAKTADVFLTNYMPAQRQKNKFDIEHIRAVNPNIIYARGSAYGDKGPERDTGGFDGTAFWTRSGVGHALTPEEIGGALSQGIPAFGDSIGGMNIAGGISAALFHRERTGQAIELDVSLLSTAWWAAGASVTQGMETGETMRSLMPNSVSSVNPFMANYLTSDGGTINLCIVSPTGYIRDAFEHLGLPELADDPRFNDVMPLIENSEEAALLIAESIRSKPFEFWRQHLKTMKGQWAPFQSLIDLGTDEQALANDMVVEVQAGDGGAPFKVVRGPVQFNHEPLETSRAPQASEHTEIVLMELGLDWDRIEALKDRGAIA from the coding sequence ATGGAGGGCGTTCGCGTCCTTGAGGTTGCGCAGTTCACGTTCGTCCCTGCGGCCGGCGCGATCCTGGCCGACTGGGGAGCAGACGTGATCAAGGTCGAGCATCCGGTGCGCGGCGACACCCAGCGCGGCTTCATCAACATGGGCGGGTTCCAACTCGACCCCGACCGCCACCCGTTGATCGAGCACCCGAACCGCGGTAAGCGCAGCGTCGGGATCGACGTGTCTCTCCCGGAGGGCCAGGAAGTGCTCTACGAACTGGCCAAGACCGCTGACGTGTTCTTGACCAACTACATGCCCGCGCAGCGACAGAAGAACAAGTTCGACATCGAACACATCCGCGCGGTCAACCCGAACATCATCTACGCCCGAGGCAGCGCGTACGGCGACAAGGGTCCCGAGCGCGACACCGGCGGCTTCGACGGCACCGCGTTCTGGACACGGAGCGGCGTCGGGCACGCGCTGACCCCCGAGGAGATCGGTGGCGCACTGTCGCAGGGTATTCCCGCGTTCGGCGACTCGATCGGCGGGATGAACATCGCCGGCGGAATCTCGGCAGCGTTGTTTCATCGCGAGCGTACCGGTCAGGCCATCGAACTCGACGTGTCGCTGCTCTCGACTGCGTGGTGGGCGGCCGGAGCCAGCGTGACCCAGGGCATGGAGACCGGTGAGACGATGCGCTCGCTGATGCCGAACTCGGTCAGCTCGGTCAACCCGTTCATGGCGAACTATCTGACGTCCGACGGCGGCACCATCAACCTGTGCATCGTGAGCCCGACCGGCTACATCCGCGACGCGTTCGAGCATCTCGGGCTGCCCGAGCTCGCAGACGACCCGCGGTTCAACGATGTGATGCCGCTGATCGAGAACTCCGAGGAAGCAGCGCTGTTGATTGCCGAGTCGATCCGCAGCAAGCCCTTCGAGTTCTGGCGCCAGCACCTGAAGACGATGAAGGGTCAGTGGGCGCCGTTCCAGAGCCTGATCGACTTGGGCACCGACGAGCAGGCGCTGGCCAACGACATGGTCGTCGAGGTCCAGGCCGGTGACGGCGGCGCGCCGTTCAAGGTGGTGCGCGGCCCGGTCCAGTTCAACCATGAGCCGCTGGAGACGTCACGGGCTCCGCAAGCATCCGAGCACACCGAGATCGTGCTGATGGAGCTCGGATTGGACTGGGATCGTATCGAAGCACTCAAAGACCGCGGCGCCATCGCCTGA
- a CDS encoding coniferyl aldehyde dehydrogenase, with product MAAASSDTMSAILERQRAAFIADGPPDTALRRNRIDRLLRLVLDNADDFVAAMDADYGTRPRDGSLFAEILGMVSVIEHTRKNLPRWARPARIMPSGRLFGVKAEVQPTPKGVVGIIGPWNFPLNLVVLPASAAFAAGNRVMIKMSELTPRTAELMASLAPEFFDPAELAVLTGDAGVAAAFSALPLDHLFFTGSPTVGALVQQAAAANLVPVTLELGGKNPVVVGARADIHRAATRIAQGRMINGGQVCVCPDYVFVPERHIEQFCDVVCDTWRAMFPAIVGNTEYCSAVNQANFDRVVGLIEDARANGARVQSVAPPGESLPDLATRKIAPTLVRDVDETMRLAGEETFGPVLTVRPYRELAEIVDYLNVRPSPLVAYWFGPDDDEFRSFVRHTRSGGVARNDFGAQMIPSDAPFGGVGRSGMGAYHGKAGFDTFTHYRSVVGSDLPVTITGRAAPPFSRSTRWTTALALRGARNRARRRLA from the coding sequence ATGGCCGCAGCGTCGTCGGACACGATGTCGGCCATCCTGGAGCGCCAGCGTGCGGCGTTCATCGCCGACGGACCGCCCGATACGGCGTTACGGCGCAACAGGATCGACCGGTTGCTGCGGCTGGTGCTGGACAACGCCGACGACTTCGTCGCCGCGATGGACGCCGACTACGGGACCCGTCCGCGGGACGGGTCCCTGTTCGCCGAGATCCTCGGCATGGTCTCGGTCATCGAGCACACCCGCAAGAATCTGCCACGATGGGCCCGGCCGGCGCGGATCATGCCCTCGGGCCGACTGTTCGGGGTGAAAGCCGAAGTGCAGCCGACCCCCAAGGGGGTCGTTGGCATCATCGGGCCCTGGAACTTCCCGCTCAACCTTGTCGTGCTGCCTGCCTCGGCTGCGTTCGCGGCGGGCAATCGCGTGATGATCAAGATGTCCGAACTGACCCCCCGCACGGCAGAGTTGATGGCTTCCCTGGCGCCGGAGTTCTTCGATCCGGCAGAATTGGCCGTCCTCACCGGTGACGCCGGAGTGGCCGCAGCGTTCTCGGCGCTGCCTTTGGACCATCTGTTCTTCACCGGATCGCCGACGGTCGGGGCGCTGGTGCAACAGGCCGCTGCCGCCAATCTGGTGCCGGTGACCCTGGAGTTGGGCGGCAAGAACCCGGTCGTGGTCGGCGCGCGAGCCGACATTCACCGTGCCGCCACCCGGATCGCGCAGGGCCGCATGATCAATGGGGGACAGGTCTGTGTGTGCCCTGATTATGTCTTCGTCCCTGAGCGACACATCGAGCAGTTCTGTGACGTGGTGTGCGACACCTGGCGCGCGATGTTCCCGGCGATCGTCGGCAACACCGAGTACTGCTCGGCGGTCAACCAGGCCAACTTCGACCGGGTCGTCGGCCTGATCGAGGACGCGCGCGCCAACGGAGCCCGAGTGCAATCGGTGGCCCCTCCCGGCGAATCGCTACCGGATCTGGCGACCCGCAAGATCGCGCCGACGTTGGTGCGCGACGTCGACGAGACCATGCGGCTGGCCGGCGAGGAGACCTTCGGTCCGGTGCTGACCGTGCGTCCGTACCGAGAGTTGGCCGAGATCGTCGATTACCTCAACGTCCGTCCATCGCCGTTGGTCGCATACTGGTTCGGCCCCGACGACGACGAGTTCCGTTCCTTCGTGCGACACACCCGCAGTGGTGGTGTGGCACGCAATGATTTTGGCGCCCAGATGATCCCGTCGGACGCACCGTTCGGCGGAGTCGGGCGCAGCGGGATGGGCGCCTACCACGGCAAAGCCGGCTTCGACACGTTCACCCATTACCGCTCGGTGGTCGGCAGTGACCTGCCCGTCACGATCACCGGCCGGGCCGCGCCGCCGTTCTCCCGGTCGACGCGATGGACCACCGCGCTGGCGTTGCGCGGCGCGCGCAATCGCGCACGCCGCCGATTGGCGTGA